One genomic segment of Gemmatimonadota bacterium includes these proteins:
- the tilS gene encoding tRNA lysidine(34) synthetase TilS, producing the protein MALLHAMATGRPGEIAAVATFDHGSGLPARRAVDLVMRESERLGVRAVSGSAARAVARTEAAWRAARHRFLDAWAEELDAAVVTAHTRDDEIETVVQRLLREAGPRGLAGMRASARALEGRARVRPLLEVPRASVHAYAAEAGVPWLEDPTNAEPTFQRNRVRHELLPALERARPGFADWCWQLGERAAEWRARMDELLVDAGVQRIAPDSVIVPVAPFASCGADEWAVLWPAVAARVGVVMDRRGIARAAAWAPRARTGQGIPLAGDARIVRTASTFVVRASGTTAPVPDYILEQ; encoded by the coding sequence ATGGCGCTCCTCCATGCGATGGCCACCGGCCGTCCGGGGGAGATCGCGGCGGTCGCCACCTTCGACCACGGGAGCGGCCTGCCCGCCCGGCGCGCCGTCGACCTGGTCATGCGGGAGTCGGAGCGGCTCGGCGTGCGCGCCGTCTCGGGCTCCGCTGCGCGCGCCGTGGCCCGAACCGAGGCGGCCTGGCGCGCGGCGCGACACCGGTTCCTTGATGCATGGGCCGAGGAGCTCGATGCCGCCGTCGTCACCGCGCACACGCGCGACGACGAGATCGAGACGGTGGTGCAGCGGCTGCTGCGCGAGGCCGGTCCGCGCGGGCTCGCGGGCATGCGCGCGTCCGCGCGGGCGCTCGAGGGACGGGCGCGCGTGCGGCCGCTGCTCGAGGTCCCGCGCGCGAGCGTGCACGCGTACGCCGCGGAAGCCGGAGTGCCCTGGCTTGAGGACCCCACCAACGCCGAGCCGACATTCCAGCGGAACCGGGTGCGTCACGAACTCCTCCCCGCCCTCGAGCGGGCGCGGCCGGGCTTCGCCGACTGGTGCTGGCAGCTCGGGGAGCGCGCGGCGGAGTGGCGGGCGCGGATGGACGAGTTGCTCGTCGACGCCGGCGTGCAGCGGATCGCTCCGGACAGCGTCATCGTCCCGGTCGCGCCGTTCGCGTCCTGTGGGGCGGACGAGTGGGCGGTGCTGTGGCCGGCGGTCGCGGCGCGCGTGGGCGTGGTGATGGACCGTCGCGGCATCGCGCGCGCCGCGGCATGGGCACCGCGCGCGCGGACGGGGCAGGGCATCCCGCTCGCCGGTGACGCGCGCATCGTCCGGACGGCGTCCACGTTCGTGGTGCGCGCGTCGGGAACGACGGCGCCCGTTCCCGACTATATATTGGAGCAATGA
- the hpt gene encoding hypoxanthine phosphoribosyltransferase, with translation MTVPVADPRLKGRAVKRIAFDEETIARRVQELGREITAAYPDGDLLVLGLLKGSFIFLSDLVRHIERPLHVDFLVASSYGDATVSSGHVKLVYDPNTSLAGKHILLVEDIVDSGRTLQKLMDLLRERQPRSLEICALLHKHIATELHHPTKFIGFDAPHEFLVGYGLDHAEDFRHVPYVASLQ, from the coding sequence ATGACCGTTCCTGTCGCCGACCCGCGGCTGAAGGGGCGCGCCGTCAAGCGCATCGCCTTCGACGAGGAGACCATCGCCCGCCGAGTGCAGGAACTCGGCCGGGAGATCACCGCCGCCTATCCGGACGGCGACCTCCTCGTGCTCGGGCTCCTCAAGGGGAGCTTCATCTTCCTGTCCGACCTCGTGCGCCACATCGAGCGTCCGCTCCATGTGGACTTCCTCGTGGCCTCGTCGTACGGGGACGCCACGGTGAGCTCGGGGCACGTGAAGCTCGTCTACGACCCGAACACCTCCCTCGCGGGGAAGCACATCCTCCTCGTCGAGGACATCGTGGACTCGGGGCGGACGTTGCAGAAGCTCATGGACCTGCTCCGGGAACGGCAGCCGCGCTCGCTGGAGATCTGCGCGCTGCTGCACAAGCACATCGCCACTGAACTGCATCACCCGACGAAGTTCATCGGGTTCGATGCCCCTCATGAATTCCTCGTCGGCTACGGATTGGACCATGCGGAGGATTTCCGCCATGTCCCGTACGTGGCGAGCCTGCAGTAA
- a CDS encoding YggS family pyridoxal phosphate-dependent enzyme encodes MAFPDLLARVAEVRGRIAEARARGGQGQEVRLIAVTKTHGPEAVEAAWAAGITDVGENKVQEAATKMDALVDAACTKGGVRWHLIGHLQTNKAKALPRFALFHALDRDGLVDAARAVAVKSSQVLEVLVQVNISGEDSKGGYTPAQVPALAERLAAMPSLRVRGVMTMAPFDAEERALRTVFAGARDCAAVLRAAGHPATELSMGMSGDYEVAVEEGATLVRLGTILFGARS; translated from the coding sequence ATGGCTTTTCCAGACCTGCTCGCTCGCGTCGCTGAGGTCCGTGGACGGATCGCGGAGGCGCGGGCGCGTGGAGGTCAGGGGCAGGAGGTCCGTTTGATCGCCGTCACCAAGACCCACGGACCGGAGGCCGTCGAGGCCGCGTGGGCCGCCGGGATCACCGACGTCGGCGAGAACAAGGTGCAGGAGGCGGCGACGAAGATGGACGCGCTCGTCGACGCCGCGTGCACGAAGGGCGGGGTCCGGTGGCACCTCATCGGGCACCTCCAGACGAACAAGGCGAAGGCGTTGCCGCGGTTCGCGCTGTTCCACGCGCTCGATCGGGATGGGTTGGTCGACGCGGCACGAGCGGTCGCGGTGAAGTCATCGCAGGTGCTCGAGGTGCTCGTGCAGGTGAACATCTCGGGCGAGGACTCCAAGGGCGGCTACACGCCGGCGCAGGTGCCGGCCCTCGCCGAGCGGTTGGCGGCGATGCCGTCCCTGCGCGTGCGTGGCGTGATGACGATGGCGCCGTTCGACGCGGAGGAGCGGGCGCTCCGGACGGTGTTCGCTGGCGCGCGGGACTGCGCGGCGGTGCTGCGCGCGGCGGGCCATCCGGCGACGGAACTCTCGATGGGGATGTCGGGCGACTACGAAGTGGCGGTCGAGGAAGGGGCGACGCTGGTGCGGCTGGGCACGATCCTCTTCGGCGCAAGGAGCTGA
- a CDS encoding M48 family metallopeptidase produces MNLFEQQAANRRKSRWLVAAFVLFFAWLGFGGDYLAWEMTRYGPPGAYRHAFPWGGVALFAIAAVTVTWIRRTGPDKVLWSAGAYPLPEGRMDENRQLENVVEEMAIAAGVRKPKIYLIDDPDPNAFVTGTDPDHPHLAVTTGLVSMLSRDELQAVVAHELGHVKNLDMQLMTMVAGLAGAIALIADGLGRSMRIGRHRSGGGGRDRGGKLGGLLLVLLVIWLISWILAPLITRMLAMGISRKREYLADAMAAQFTRNPMALADALDRIEKAGAPTKTIKGGVAHLCIADPLGRRVSQKVGFVGDLFATHPPMALRVARLRAMAYQSAKASGDLAPE; encoded by the coding sequence ATGAACCTCTTCGAGCAGCAGGCCGCCAACCGCCGGAAGTCCCGGTGGCTGGTCGCGGCGTTCGTCCTCTTCTTCGCCTGGCTGGGCTTCGGGGGCGACTACCTGGCCTGGGAGATGACCCGATATGGCCCGCCGGGGGCGTACCGCCACGCCTTCCCCTGGGGGGGGGTCGCGCTGTTCGCCATTGCGGCCGTCACGGTCACCTGGATCCGGCGGACCGGCCCGGACAAGGTCCTTTGGTCCGCCGGCGCCTACCCCCTCCCCGAGGGCCGGATGGACGAGAATCGGCAGCTCGAGAACGTCGTGGAGGAGATGGCGATCGCCGCCGGCGTCCGGAAGCCCAAGATCTACCTGATCGACGATCCGGACCCCAATGCGTTCGTGACCGGGACCGACCCCGACCACCCGCACCTCGCGGTGACGACCGGCCTCGTGTCCATGTTGAGTCGAGATGAGCTCCAAGCGGTCGTCGCCCACGAGCTCGGGCACGTGAAGAACCTCGACATGCAACTGATGACGATGGTCGCCGGGCTCGCCGGGGCGATCGCGCTCATCGCGGACGGACTCGGCCGGTCGATGCGGATCGGACGACACCGCAGCGGGGGCGGCGGGCGGGACCGCGGCGGCAAGCTCGGGGGGCTCCTCCTGGTCCTCCTGGTCATCTGGCTGATCAGCTGGATCCTGGCGCCCCTGATCACCCGGATGCTGGCAATGGGAATCAGCCGGAAGCGAGAGTACCTCGCCGATGCGATGGCGGCCCAGTTCACCCGGAACCCGATGGCCCTCGCCGACGCGCTCGACCGGATCGAGAAGGCGGGCGCACCGACCAAGACCATCAAGGGCGGGGTTGCGCACCTTTGCATCGCCGACCCCCTGGGCAGACGCGTGAGCCAGAAGGTGGGGTTCGTGGGGGACCTGTTCGCGACGCATCCCCCCATGGCGTTGCGGGTCGCCCGGCTCCGCGCGATGGCCTATCAGTCCGCGAAGGCGAGTGGTGACCTTGCGCCTGAATGA
- the ftsH gene encoding ATP-dependent zinc metalloprotease FtsH, with protein MATPNTPQKPGGFGKFSRTLSFWLIAFLIPIVLIQYAMKGSEAVVEVDASVYYQQLDAGNISKVTVIGGKEIVGEFRNRFLVRGREVKGFKTLLPIANNPEDMKRLEAKGVVLKAQEPRPSLVAVLVSLLPWVLILGIWIFLFRQMQAGGNKAFSFGKSKAKLLSGDTPKITFADVAGADEAKVELREIIEFLKDPQKFTKLGGRLPKGALLVGPPGTGKTLLAKAVAGEAGRPFFSMSGSDFVEMFVGVGASRVRDLFEQGKASAPCIIFIDEIDAVGRHRGAGLGGGHDEREQTLNQLLVEMDGFESNDGVILIAATNRPDVLDPALLRPGRFDRQIVVDSPDLRGREGILKVHVRNKPLAEDVDIHRLARGTPGMAGADLANLVNEAALLAARNNHDKIYMVDFENAKDRVMLGAERKSLVMREEERRLTAFHEAGHAVCAIRVKGNDPLHKVTIVPRGRALGLAFTLPEDDRVSVTREQLEARLVMAYGGRVAEEMIFGRDHVTTGAASDIQQATGIARRYVSQWGLSDAIGPILVGDNEQEVFLGQQLTSRRQVSERTAQQVDDEVARVINEAYNRAMDTLTAHRPLLDSIATALLERETLTREDIAILEKGETLPPRIDPPTTAPLVPAAPVLRPEPTRVLPPLAGPEPTPA; from the coding sequence ATGGCCACGCCCAACACCCCGCAGAAGCCCGGTGGCTTCGGCAAGTTCTCGCGGACGCTCTCGTTCTGGCTGATCGCGTTCCTCATCCCCATCGTGCTCATCCAGTACGCGATGAAGGGGAGCGAGGCGGTCGTCGAGGTCGACGCGTCGGTCTACTACCAGCAGCTCGACGCCGGCAACATCTCCAAGGTGACGGTGATCGGCGGCAAGGAGATCGTCGGCGAGTTCCGCAACCGCTTCCTCGTCCGTGGCCGCGAGGTCAAGGGCTTCAAGACGCTGTTGCCGATCGCGAACAACCCCGAGGACATGAAGCGGCTCGAGGCCAAGGGCGTCGTGCTCAAGGCGCAGGAGCCGCGGCCGAGCCTGGTCGCCGTGCTCGTCTCGCTGCTCCCCTGGGTCCTCATCCTCGGCATCTGGATCTTCCTCTTCCGGCAGATGCAGGCCGGCGGGAACAAGGCCTTCTCGTTCGGCAAGTCGAAGGCGAAGCTGCTCTCGGGCGACACGCCCAAGATCACCTTCGCCGACGTGGCGGGCGCGGACGAAGCGAAGGTCGAGCTCCGCGAGATCATCGAGTTCCTGAAGGACCCTCAGAAGTTCACCAAGCTCGGCGGCCGCCTGCCCAAGGGCGCGCTGCTCGTCGGTCCGCCGGGCACCGGCAAGACGCTGCTCGCCAAGGCCGTCGCCGGCGAGGCGGGGCGCCCGTTCTTCTCCATGTCGGGCTCCGACTTCGTCGAGATGTTCGTCGGCGTCGGCGCCTCGCGCGTGCGTGACCTCTTCGAGCAGGGCAAGGCGAGTGCGCCCTGCATCATCTTCATCGACGAGATCGACGCGGTGGGCCGTCACCGCGGTGCCGGTCTCGGCGGCGGGCACGACGAGCGCGAGCAGACGCTCAACCAGCTGCTCGTCGAGATGGACGGGTTCGAGTCGAACGACGGCGTGATCCTGATCGCCGCGACCAACCGCCCGGACGTGCTCGACCCGGCGCTCCTGCGCCCGGGCCGCTTCGACCGCCAGATCGTGGTGGATTCCCCCGACCTCCGCGGTCGCGAGGGGATCCTCAAGGTGCACGTGCGCAACAAGCCGCTCGCGGAGGACGTGGACATCCACCGCCTCGCGCGCGGCACGCCGGGGATGGCGGGTGCCGACCTGGCGAACCTCGTGAACGAGGCGGCGCTGCTCGCGGCCCGCAACAATCACGACAAGATCTACATGGTGGATTTCGAGAACGCGAAGGACCGCGTCATGCTCGGCGCCGAGCGCAAGTCGCTCGTGATGCGCGAGGAGGAGCGCCGGCTCACGGCGTTCCACGAGGCGGGCCATGCGGTCTGCGCGATCCGCGTGAAGGGCAACGACCCGCTGCACAAGGTGACCATCGTGCCGCGTGGCCGCGCGCTGGGCCTGGCGTTCACGCTCCCCGAGGACGATCGCGTGTCGGTGACGCGCGAGCAGCTCGAGGCGCGGCTCGTGATGGCGTACGGCGGGCGCGTGGCCGAGGAGATGATCTTCGGGCGCGACCACGTGACGACCGGGGCGGCGAGCGACATCCAGCAGGCGACGGGGATCGCGCGGCGCTACGTGTCGCAGTGGGGCCTCTCCGATGCGATCGGCCCGATCCTCGTGGGCGACAACGAGCAGGAGGTCTTCCTGGGCCAGCAGCTCACGAGCCGTCGGCAGGTCTCGGAGCGGACCGCGCAGCAGGTGGACGACGAGGTGGCGCGCGTGATCAACGAGGCGTACAACCGCGCGATGGACACGCTCACCGCGCATCGCCCGCTGCTCGACAGCATCGCCACCGCGCTGCTCGAGCGCGAGACGCTCACGCGCGAGGACATCGCGATCCTCGAGAAGGGCGAGACGCTGCCCCCGCGGATCGATCCGCCGACGACGGCGCCGCTCGTGCCCGCCGCGCCGGTGCTGCGCCCGGAGCCGACGCGGGTGCTGCCCCCGCTCGCGGGACCGGAGCCGACACCGGCCTGA
- a CDS encoding LemA family protein, translating to MLFALVVIAAVFLAWLVAAYNGLIALRGQTENALKQIDVQLKRRHDLIPNLVQAVQGAMDFEKDTLAAVISARNGAIMAAAGLDPQHVAASAAAEQQLSGALGKLMAVVESYPDLKATANVRQLQEELTSTENKVSFARQGYNDTATSYNIKQQQFPTNLVANMAGAAVAELWEIEDAAERAVPKVEFRRN from the coding sequence ATGCTGTTCGCACTGGTGGTCATCGCCGCGGTCTTCCTTGCTTGGCTCGTCGCGGCGTACAACGGGCTGATCGCCCTCCGGGGCCAGACGGAGAACGCGCTCAAGCAGATCGACGTCCAGCTCAAGCGCCGCCACGACCTCATCCCCAACCTGGTGCAGGCCGTCCAGGGCGCGATGGACTTCGAGAAGGACACGCTCGCCGCCGTCATCAGTGCCCGGAACGGCGCGATCATGGCCGCCGCCGGGCTCGACCCGCAGCACGTCGCCGCCTCCGCCGCGGCCGAACAGCAACTCAGCGGCGCGCTCGGCAAGCTGATGGCCGTGGTGGAGTCCTATCCCGACCTCAAGGCCACCGCGAACGTCCGGCAACTCCAGGAAGAGCTGACCTCGACCGAGAACAAGGTCTCGTTCGCCCGGCAGGGTTACAACGACACGGCCACGTCGTACAACATCAAGCAGCAGCAATTCCCGACCAACCTGGTCGCGAACATGGCGGGCGCGGCGGTCGCAGAGCTGTGGGAGATCGAGGACGCCGCCGAGCGTGCCGTCCCCAAGGTCGAGTTCCGCCGGAACTAG
- a CDS encoding purine-nucleoside phosphorylase gives MELHTPAAIEAAVRAVRARSALVPEVAIILGTGLGGLARAMAVETAIAYDEIPGFPISTVESHHGRLLLGTLGGRRVVAMQGRFHRYEGYTLQQATFPVRVMRALGAGTLIVSNACGGMHPLWAPGDLMLIADHINLLGDNPLIGPNDASLGPRFPDMSTVYDVALRDAAKAVARAQGFTVREGVYVAVQGPNLETRAEYRMLRAMGADVVGMSTVPEVIVARHAGMRVLGCSIITDQCLPDALEEASLDKILAVAARAEPHLTALVQGVLETM, from the coding sequence ATGGAGCTCCACACCCCCGCGGCGATCGAGGCGGCGGTGCGTGCCGTGCGTGCGCGCTCCGCGCTCGTGCCGGAGGTCGCGATCATCCTCGGCACCGGCCTCGGCGGGCTCGCGCGGGCGATGGCCGTCGAGACGGCGATCGCGTACGACGAGATCCCGGGCTTCCCGATCTCGACCGTCGAGTCGCATCACGGGCGCCTCCTGCTCGGCACGCTCGGCGGCCGGCGCGTGGTCGCCATGCAGGGGCGATTCCATCGCTACGAAGGCTACACGCTCCAGCAGGCGACCTTCCCCGTGCGCGTGATGCGCGCGCTCGGGGCGGGGACCCTCATCGTCAGCAACGCGTGCGGCGGCATGCACCCGCTCTGGGCGCCGGGCGACCTCATGCTCATCGCCGACCACATCAACCTGCTCGGCGACAACCCGCTGATCGGGCCGAACGACGCGTCGCTCGGCCCGCGCTTCCCGGACATGTCGACGGTCTATGACGTCGCGCTGCGCGACGCGGCCAAGGCGGTCGCGCGCGCGCAGGGCTTCACCGTGCGCGAGGGGGTCTACGTCGCCGTGCAGGGCCCGAACCTCGAGACGCGCGCCGAGTACCGGATGCTGCGCGCGATGGGCGCTGATGTCGTGGGGATGAGCACGGTGCCCGAGGTGATCGTGGCGCGGCACGCGGGAATGCGCGTGCTCGGCTGCTCGATCATCACCGACCAGTGCCTCCCCGACGCGCTCGAGGAGGCGTCGCTCGACAAGATCCTCGCCGTCGCCGCGCGAGCCGAACCGCACCTGACCGCGCTCGTGCAGGGCGTGCTGGAGACGATGTGA
- a CDS encoding type 1 glutamine amidotransferase, whose protein sequence is MTPPTVAILIGPDYEDLEVWYPKLRLEAAGISAPLVGVPGQVFSGKHGYPAPVDVSIDDVDTANLAGVLAPGGWAPDKIRRDPRALQLVRNVHERGGLVATICHGPWILISAGIVRGRRLTSTVGIRDDVVNAGAEWVDAPVVTDGNLISSRVPKDLPAFGEALVGWFEGRR, encoded by the coding sequence ATGACGCCGCCGACGGTAGCCATTTTGATCGGCCCAGACTATGAGGACCTCGAGGTCTGGTACCCGAAACTACGCTTGGAGGCGGCCGGCATCAGCGCGCCGCTCGTCGGTGTCCCCGGGCAGGTCTTCAGCGGGAAGCATGGGTACCCTGCCCCGGTTGATGTATCTATCGATGATGTCGATACCGCCAATTTGGCTGGTGTGCTCGCGCCCGGTGGGTGGGCGCCGGACAAGATCCGACGCGACCCGCGGGCGCTTCAGCTCGTTCGCAACGTGCACGAGCGCGGTGGTCTCGTCGCCACGATATGCCACGGACCGTGGATCCTGATCAGCGCCGGGATAGTCCGTGGGCGCCGGCTGACCTCCACAGTCGGGATCCGGGACGACGTGGTGAACGCCGGGGCGGAGTGGGTCGACGCGCCGGTGGTGACGGACGGCAACCTCATCTCGAGCCGAGTCCCGAAGGACCTTCCGGCCTTCGGCGAGGCGCTGGTCGGCTGGTTCGAGGGGCGGCGGTAG
- a CDS encoding DivIVA domain-containing protein: MEQDDAFHLTAVDVRRYEFQTVMRGYDRARVDQFKVQVADEMERLMRANQDLDEKARNFHEQLRAFRERDRALNEALVSAQQLRGDMKEQASREADLIVQEAQAKAERLLDEARAESARVLEAGRAELAVLKHDLDRLEHARRTYLAQMRATAERHLAEAAAFAQQPGFGEGV; encoded by the coding sequence ATGGAACAGGACGACGCATTCCACCTCACGGCGGTCGATGTCCGCCGCTACGAGTTCCAGACCGTCATGCGCGGCTACGACCGCGCGCGCGTGGACCAGTTCAAGGTCCAGGTCGCCGACGAGATGGAACGGCTCATGCGCGCCAACCAGGATCTCGATGAGAAGGCGCGCAACTTCCACGAGCAGCTCCGGGCCTTCCGCGAGCGCGATCGCGCGCTCAACGAGGCGCTGGTCAGCGCGCAGCAGCTGCGCGGCGACATGAAGGAGCAGGCCTCGCGCGAGGCCGATCTCATCGTGCAGGAGGCGCAGGCGAAGGCCGAACGGCTCCTCGACGAGGCTCGTGCCGAATCGGCGCGGGTGCTCGAGGCGGGGCGCGCCGAGCTCGCGGTGCTCAAGCACGACCTCGATCGCCTGGAGCATGCGCGACGCACCTACCTCGCGCAGATGCGCGCGACCGCCGAGCGGCACCTGGCCGAGGCCGCGGCCTTCGCGCAGCAGCCCGGCTTCGGCGAGGGCGTGTAA